The following coding sequences are from one uncultured Bacteroides sp. window:
- a CDS encoding glutamate synthase subunit beta: MGDPKAFLKIERHEAGYRPVHERITDFGEVEQTLNMHDRKLQASRCMDCGIPFCHWACPVANKQPEWQDALYRGKWKEAYEVLSSTCDFPEFTGRICPAPCEKSCVLKLSCDEPVTIRENEAAIVEAAFREGLITPVIPKRNGKKVAVIGAGPAGLTAANRLNQKGYLVTLFDKAEAPGGLLRFGIPNFKLNKNIIDRRMKILEAEGIQFEMGVEIDPQKLPSGFDAYCFCIGAETPRNLNIPGRELKGIHFALEILSQQNRILEGKTFTKDQLINAKGKKVLVIGGGDTGSDCIGTSVRQGASSVTQIEIMPQPPVGHNDATPWPQWPLVLKTSTSHEEGCLRRWSLTSNHFIGKNGKVTGVEVEEVEWIPAKDGGRSTMKPTGKTEIIEADLVLLAMGFLKPEVPKLPKNVFSAGDYVHGPSLVVRAMADAKVMVNKVDAFLSK; this comes from the coding sequence ATGGGAGATCCTAAAGCTTTTCTAAAGATAGAAAGACATGAAGCCGGCTACAGGCCGGTTCATGAAAGAATAACAGATTTTGGTGAAGTGGAACAAACGCTGAACATGCATGATCGCAAGCTTCAGGCTTCACGCTGCATGGATTGTGGAATACCTTTTTGTCATTGGGCTTGTCCTGTGGCAAACAAACAACCGGAATGGCAAGATGCTCTATATAGAGGTAAATGGAAAGAAGCCTATGAAGTGCTTTCTTCAACTTGCGATTTTCCTGAGTTCACAGGAAGAATCTGCCCTGCTCCTTGCGAGAAGAGTTGCGTTTTGAAATTATCATGTGACGAACCTGTAACGATACGCGAAAACGAAGCTGCTATTGTGGAAGCTGCTTTTCGTGAAGGATTAATCACTCCTGTTATTCCTAAAAGAAATGGGAAAAAAGTAGCTGTGATTGGAGCCGGACCTGCCGGGTTGACAGCTGCCAACAGATTAAATCAGAAGGGTTACCTAGTTACTCTATTTGATAAAGCGGAAGCACCAGGCGGATTATTGCGCTTTGGTATCCCCAACTTCAAACTGAACAAAAACATCATTGACCGCCGCATGAAAATACTCGAAGCGGAAGGCATTCAGTTTGAGATGGGTGTAGAGATAGATCCTCAAAAATTACCTTCGGGCTTTGATGCTTATTGCTTTTGTATAGGTGCTGAAACCCCGAGAAATTTAAATATCCCCGGACGTGAGTTAAAGGGTATCCATTTTGCACTTGAAATATTGAGTCAACAAAACCGTATTCTTGAAGGCAAAACATTTACTAAAGATCAACTGATCAACGCAAAAGGGAAAAAAGTTCTCGTTATTGGAGGTGGTGACACCGGATCGGACTGCATCGGAACAAGTGTACGTCAAGGAGCTAGCAGCGTTACTCAAATAGAGATCATGCCTCAACCACCCGTTGGGCATAACGATGCCACTCCATGGCCACAATGGCCGTTGGTGCTAAAAACAAGCACTAGCCACGAAGAAGGCTGTTTGCGTCGATGGAGCCTGACATCCAACCATTTTATCGGTAAAAATGGTAAAGTAACAGGTGTCGAAGTAGAAGAGGTAGAATGGATACCAGCAAAAGACGGTGGTCGCTCTACAATGAAACCAACTGGAAAGACTGAAATAATCGAAGCTGATCTTGTATTGCTCGCTATGGGATTCCTTAAACCGGAAGTTCCTAAATTACCCAAAAATGTTTTCTCAGCTGGAGACTATGTACATGGACCAAGTCTTGTAGTTAGAGCTATGGCAGACGCAAAAGTTATGGTTAATAAAGTAGATGCTTTTCTAAGCAAATAA
- the gltB gene encoding glutamate synthase large subunit: MKEKELFNNATEAIPYQQQPEQRGLYNAANEHDACGVGMLVNIHGEKSHELVESALKVLENMRHRGAEGADNKTGDGAGIMLQIPHEFILLQGIPVPEKGKYGTGLLFLPKNEKDQATILSIVIEEIEKEGLTLMHLRNVPTNPEILGHDSLASEPDIKQIFITGFADAETAEYKLYLIRKKIENKIEASSIATKKDFYVVSLSTRNIIYKGMLSSLQLRNYFPDLTNNYFTSGLALVHSRFSTNTFPTWSLAQPFRLLAHNGEINTIRGNRAWMEARESVLSSSSLGDIKNIHPIIQPRMSDSASLDNVLEFLVASGLSLPHAMAMLVPESFNDKNPISDDLKAFYEYHSILMEPWDGPAALLFSDGRYAGGMLDRNGLRPARYLITHNDMMVVASEVGVMDFEPADIKEKGRLQPGKILLVDTEEGKVYYDSELKEELAKAKPYRTWLANNRIELDELKSGRKISHTIENYDRMLRAFGYSKEDIEKIITPMSTTGAEPINSMGNDTPLAVLSDKPQLLYNYFRQQFAQVTNPPIDPIREELVMSLNEYIGAVGMNILTPNASHCKMVCLNHPILTNTQLDLLCNIRYKGFNTVKLSMLFEVAKGKNGLQESLTDLCKMAEDSVSEGVNYIVLSDRGIDATHAAIPSLLALSAVHHHLISVGKRVQTALIVESGEIREVMHAALLLGFGASAINPYMAFAILDKLVSSKSIQLDYATAEKNYTKAICKGLLKVISKMGISTMRSYRGAKIFEAVGLSEELSDAYFGGISSSIGGIRLDEIAKDAITFHDEGFIPEKVEGLLINKGLYAYRTDGEHHAWNPETISTLQLATRLGSYKKFKEFTKMVDEKGSSIFLRDFLTYKRKPISIDKVEPVENIMKRFVTGAMSYGSISREAHETMAIAMNKIHGRSNTGEGGEDASRFTPREDGTSLRSAIKQVASGRFGVTTEYLVNADEIQIKIAQGAKPGEGGQLPGYKVDQVIAKTRHSIPGISLISPPPHHDIYSIEDLAQLIFDLKNVNPKAVIAVKLVAETGVGTIAAGVAKAKADLIVISGAEGGTGASPASSIRYAGISPELGVSETQQTLVLNGLRGQIKLQTDGQLKTGRDIIMMAMLGAEEYGFATSALIVLGCVMMRKCHMNTCPVGVATQNEELRKRFHGRSEYLINFFTYLAQEVREHLAEMGFEKLDDIIGRTDLIDRKADDGVEKHSLLNFSKLLANIDNGAAIRHTINQDHGISSVKDVEIIKAAIDAIEKEKEMSLEYTIANTDRAVGAMLSGTIASKHGEKGLPEHTLSIKFKGSAGQSFGAFLVPGVNFKLEGEANDYLGKGLSGGRIAVLPPVRSNFEAERNTIAGNTLLYGATSGEVYINGRVGERFAVRNSGATAVVEGVGDHCCEYMTGGRVVVLGETGKNFAAGMSGGVAYVWNKKGNFDFFCNMEMVELSLIEEASYRKELHELIRQHYLYTGSKLARMMLDDWGRYVEEFIQIVPIEYKKVLQEEQMRKLQQKIADMQRDY; encoded by the coding sequence ATGAAAGAAAAAGAACTTTTTAACAACGCAACAGAAGCAATACCTTACCAGCAACAGCCCGAGCAGCGAGGCCTATACAATGCTGCCAACGAGCATGATGCATGTGGGGTTGGCATGTTAGTAAATATTCATGGAGAAAAATCTCATGAACTTGTTGAATCTGCATTAAAAGTGCTTGAAAATATGCGCCACCGCGGTGCAGAGGGCGCTGATAATAAGACAGGAGACGGTGCAGGCATAATGCTTCAAATTCCTCACGAATTTATTCTATTACAAGGTATACCAGTTCCTGAAAAAGGAAAGTACGGAACAGGCTTGTTGTTTCTTCCTAAAAATGAAAAAGATCAGGCTACTATCCTCAGCATTGTTATTGAAGAGATCGAGAAAGAAGGTCTTACATTGATGCACTTAAGAAATGTGCCTACAAATCCGGAGATCCTCGGACATGATTCTTTGGCTAGTGAACCGGATATTAAACAAATATTTATTACAGGATTCGCAGATGCAGAGACAGCAGAGTACAAACTATATCTGATACGAAAAAAAATAGAAAATAAGATCGAAGCTTCTTCGATCGCTACTAAAAAAGATTTTTATGTGGTTTCTCTTTCTACGAGAAACATTATATATAAGGGAATGCTTTCTTCACTACAATTGAGAAACTACTTCCCAGATTTAACAAATAATTATTTCACCAGCGGATTGGCATTAGTACACTCTCGATTCAGTACTAATACTTTTCCTACTTGGAGTTTGGCGCAACCTTTCCGCCTACTGGCTCATAACGGTGAAATCAATACGATCCGAGGCAATCGTGCATGGATGGAAGCAAGAGAGAGTGTACTGTCATCTTCTTCATTGGGAGATATTAAGAACATACACCCTATTATCCAACCTAGAATGAGCGATAGTGCTTCTTTGGATAATGTATTAGAGTTCTTAGTAGCTTCCGGACTAAGCCTTCCGCATGCCATGGCTATGCTTGTACCGGAATCTTTCAATGACAAGAATCCTATTAGCGATGATTTGAAAGCTTTCTACGAATATCATTCTATCTTAATGGAACCTTGGGACGGGCCTGCTGCTTTATTGTTCAGTGACGGACGATATGCCGGAGGTATGCTCGATAGAAATGGGTTACGCCCTGCACGCTATTTAATCACTCATAACGATATGATGGTAGTAGCATCAGAAGTGGGTGTAATGGACTTTGAGCCTGCGGATATTAAAGAAAAAGGTCGTTTGCAACCCGGCAAGATATTATTGGTCGACACGGAAGAAGGAAAAGTTTATTATGATAGCGAGCTAAAAGAAGAACTAGCTAAAGCTAAACCTTACCGTACTTGGCTTGCTAACAACCGTATAGAGTTGGATGAACTAAAAAGCGGACGCAAAATATCACATACAATAGAGAATTATGATCGCATGCTTCGTGCATTCGGTTACTCTAAAGAAGATATAGAAAAAATCATTACCCCGATGAGTACTACCGGCGCTGAGCCTATAAATTCAATGGGTAACGATACTCCGTTGGCTGTCCTTTCCGACAAGCCACAATTGTTATACAATTATTTCCGTCAGCAGTTTGCTCAGGTAACCAATCCTCCTATTGACCCTATCAGAGAAGAGTTGGTTATGTCTCTTAATGAATATATCGGAGCGGTAGGTATGAATATTCTGACTCCGAATGCAAGTCATTGCAAAATGGTTTGTCTCAACCATCCTATCTTGACTAACACGCAATTAGACCTTCTTTGCAACATCAGATATAAAGGCTTTAACACCGTTAAATTATCTATGCTATTTGAAGTGGCTAAAGGGAAGAACGGATTACAAGAGTCCTTGACTGATCTATGTAAAATGGCCGAAGATTCTGTTAGCGAAGGAGTAAACTACATTGTACTATCAGACCGCGGAATAGATGCTACGCATGCCGCTATCCCATCCCTACTTGCGTTGAGCGCTGTACATCATCACCTTATCTCAGTAGGAAAACGCGTACAGACTGCTCTTATTGTTGAGTCGGGTGAAATTCGTGAAGTAATGCATGCTGCTCTTCTTCTCGGATTTGGGGCCAGTGCCATCAATCCATATATGGCTTTTGCTATTCTTGACAAGTTAGTAAGTAGCAAGAGCATCCAGTTAGATTATGCTACCGCCGAAAAGAATTATACGAAAGCAATATGTAAAGGATTGCTAAAAGTAATAAGCAAGATGGGTATTAGCACAATGCGCTCTTACAGAGGTGCTAAGATATTCGAAGCTGTAGGTTTAAGTGAAGAGCTAAGCGATGCATATTTCGGAGGAATATCTTCAAGTATCGGCGGTATTCGCTTGGATGAAATTGCTAAAGATGCTATCACTTTCCATGATGAAGGTTTTATTCCTGAAAAAGTGGAAGGATTGCTAATAAATAAGGGGTTATATGCTTATCGCACAGATGGAGAACATCACGCATGGAATCCTGAAACGATCAGCACCCTACAATTAGCAACTCGCTTAGGAAGTTATAAGAAATTCAAGGAATTCACAAAGATGGTCGATGAGAAGGGATCATCAATTTTCTTGAGAGATTTCCTTACCTACAAACGCAAACCAATCAGCATTGATAAGGTAGAGCCAGTAGAAAACATCATGAAGCGTTTCGTTACAGGAGCCATGTCATACGGGTCCATTAGTAGAGAAGCTCATGAAACAATGGCTATTGCAATGAACAAAATACATGGTCGTAGCAACACCGGTGAAGGAGGTGAAGATGCGTCTCGCTTCACTCCTCGTGAAGACGGAACCAGTCTGCGCAGTGCTATCAAACAAGTAGCCTCGGGACGTTTCGGAGTTACTACTGAATATTTGGTAAATGCAGATGAAATTCAAATCAAAATAGCTCAGGGAGCAAAACCCGGAGAAGGAGGACAGTTGCCCGGTTATAAAGTGGATCAGGTTATTGCCAAGACAAGACACAGTATCCCGGGAATTTCATTAATCTCCCCTCCTCCACATCATGACATTTATTCGATTGAAGATTTAGCTCAGCTTATATTCGATCTAAAGAATGTAAACCCTAAAGCGGTTATTGCTGTAAAACTGGTTGCCGAAACGGGTGTCGGAACAATTGCTGCTGGTGTGGCTAAAGCTAAAGCTGATCTGATTGTTATATCAGGTGCCGAAGGGGGTACAGGTGCTTCTCCAGCTTCTTCCATTCGCTATGCGGGAATATCACCGGAATTAGGAGTAAGTGAAACACAACAGACCTTAGTTCTTAACGGACTTCGCGGACAGATCAAGCTTCAAACAGATGGTCAACTAAAGACAGGACGAGACATCATTATGATGGCTATGTTAGGAGCTGAAGAATATGGATTTGCCACTTCCGCATTAATTGTATTGGGATGTGTTATGATGCGTAAATGCCACATGAACACTTGTCCTGTAGGGGTAGCAACTCAGAATGAAGAACTTAGAAAACGCTTCCACGGAAGAAGTGAATATTTGATAAATTTCTTCACTTATTTGGCACAGGAAGTTCGTGAACATCTTGCAGAGATGGGATTTGAAAAGTTAGACGATATTATAGGACGCACCGATCTAATAGACCGTAAAGCTGATGATGGCGTTGAGAAGCATTCATTATTAAACTTCTCCAAGCTGTTGGCCAATATAGATAACGGAGCAGCTATACGTCACACGATTAATCAAGATCATGGCATTTCTAGCGTTAAAGATGTGGAAATTATCAAAGCTGCTATAGATGCAATAGAAAAAGAAAAAGAGATGTCGCTAGAGTATACCATTGCTAACACCGATCGTGCTGTAGGAGCCATGCTCTCGGGTACTATCGCAAGCAAACACGGAGAAAAGGGACTTCCCGAACATACGCTAAGCATCAAATTCAAAGGCTCTGCAGGACAAAGTTTCGGTGCATTTCTAGTACCGGGCGTAAACTTTAAACTGGAAGGTGAAGCCAACGATTATCTTGGCAAAGGTCTTAGCGGCGGACGAATAGCTGTATTGCCTCCTGTAAGAAGTAATTTTGAAGCTGAACGTAACACAATAGCCGGTAACACGTTGTTATATGGAGCTACTTCAGGAGAAGTATATATAAATGGACGCGTAGGCGAACGTTTTGCCGTACGTAATTCTGGTGCTACTGCTGTTGTTGAAGGTGTAGGTGATCACTGTTGTGAATACATGACCGGCGGTCGTGTGGTTGTTCTGGGAGAAACCGGAAAGAACTTTGCTGCAGGTATGAGTGGTGGTGTAGCTTATGTATGGAACAAGAAAGGTAATTTCGATTTCTTCTGTAACATGGAGATGGTAGAACTTTCTTTGATAGAGGAAGCTAGTTACCGCAAAGAGTTACACGAATTGATACGTCAGCATTATTTATACACTGGTTCTAAACTGGCTCGTATGATGCTTGACGATTGGGGACGTTACGTGGAAGAGTTTATCCAAATCGTTCCAATTGAATATAAGAAAGTTCTGCAAGAGGAGCAAATGCGTAAGTTACAGCAGAAGATTGCTGACATGCAGAGAGATTATTAA
- the asnB gene encoding asparagine synthase B, producing MCGIAGIFKIKEQNKELRQKALKMAQKIRHRGPDWSGIYMGGSAILAHERLSIVDPESGGQPLYSPNKKQVLAVNGEIYNHRDIREEYAGKYNFQTGSDCEVILALYKEKGIHFLEDLSGIFAFALYDEEKDEFLIARDPIGVIPLYIGKDADGKIYCASELKALEGFCDEYKPFLPGHYYWSKEGEMKRWYKRDWTDYETVKDNDAKVSDVHDALESAVQRQLMSDVPYGVLLSGGLDSSVISAIAKKYAAKRVETNGASEAWWPQLHSFAIGLKGAPDLSKAREVADYIGTVHHEIDYTVQEGLDAIRDVIYFIETYDVTTVRASTPMYLLARVIKSMGIKMVLSGEGADEIFGGYLYFHKAPNARAFHEETIRKISKLHLYDCLRANKSLSAWGVEGRVPFLDKEFLDVAMRLNPEAKMAPGKVIEKKIVREAFADLLPESVAWRQKEQFSDGVGYNWIDSLKEITSAAVTDEQMTEAAKRFPINTPQNKEEYYYRTIFEEHFPSESAARSVPSVPSVACSTAEALAWDAAFTNLNDPSGRAVKGVHSEAY from the coding sequence ATGTGTGGAATAGCCGGAATATTTAAAATAAAAGAGCAGAACAAAGAGCTCAGACAGAAGGCACTCAAGATGGCGCAGAAAATACGCCATCGCGGGCCGGATTGGAGTGGCATTTATATGGGAGGTTCAGCAATACTCGCTCATGAGCGTCTATCTATTGTTGACCCTGAGAGTGGTGGACAACCTCTTTATTCACCAAACAAAAAGCAAGTGCTTGCCGTAAACGGTGAAATCTATAACCACCGCGATATCCGTGAAGAATATGCCGGTAAGTACAACTTTCAAACGGGCTCTGATTGCGAGGTAATATTAGCCTTATATAAAGAGAAAGGCATCCATTTTCTGGAAGATTTAAGTGGTATTTTTGCTTTTGCACTTTATGACGAAGAGAAAGATGAATTTCTAATAGCTCGTGATCCCATAGGTGTAATTCCTTTATATATAGGAAAAGATGCTGATGGCAAAATCTATTGTGCCAGTGAGCTAAAAGCGCTCGAAGGCTTTTGTGATGAATACAAACCTTTCTTACCCGGACATTACTATTGGAGCAAAGAAGGTGAAATGAAGCGCTGGTATAAGCGTGACTGGACAGACTATGAAACTGTAAAAGACAATGATGCAAAGGTAAGCGATGTACACGACGCTCTTGAAAGTGCCGTACAAAGGCAACTTATGAGTGACGTTCCTTACGGAGTATTACTCAGCGGAGGTTTGGATAGTAGTGTCATTTCCGCCATTGCGAAAAAGTATGCTGCCAAACGAGTAGAGACTAACGGTGCCAGTGAAGCATGGTGGCCTCAACTACACTCTTTTGCCATTGGTCTGAAAGGAGCACCTGACTTATCTAAGGCTCGCGAGGTAGCAGATTATATAGGAACTGTTCACCATGAAATAGATTATACCGTTCAAGAAGGACTCGATGCTATCCGTGACGTGATCTATTTCATCGAAACTTATGATGTCACTACCGTAAGAGCCTCTACTCCAATGTATCTATTAGCCCGTGTAATTAAATCTATGGGTATAAAAATGGTACTAAGTGGTGAAGGTGCTGATGAGATCTTCGGTGGATATCTCTATTTTCATAAAGCACCAAATGCCCGTGCTTTTCATGAAGAGACAATACGCAAAATAAGTAAACTTCATTTATACGATTGCCTCAGAGCAAACAAGAGTTTGTCGGCCTGGGGAGTTGAAGGGCGTGTACCATTTTTGGACAAAGAATTCCTTGACGTGGCCATGAGGCTAAATCCCGAAGCAAAAATGGCTCCAGGAAAAGTTATTGAGAAAAAAATCGTTCGTGAAGCTTTTGCCGACCTCTTACCTGAGAGTGTAGCTTGGAGGCAAAAAGAGCAATTCAGTGATGGCGTAGGTTATAACTGGATCGACAGTCTGAAAGAAATAACATCTGCCGCCGTAACAGACGAACAGATGACAGAGGCTGCTAAACGTTTCCCCATCAATACTCCTCAAAACAAGGAAGAATATTATTACAGAACAATATTCGAAGAACATTTCCCAAGTGAAAGTGCGGCACGTTCAGTACCAAGTGTACCTAGTGTAGCGTGCTCTACAGCCGAAGCTTTGGCATGGGACGCTGCTTTTACAAACCTAAACGATCCTTCCGGTCGTGCTGTAAAAGGAGTGCATAGCGAAGCTTACTGA
- a CDS encoding glycerophosphodiester phosphodiesterase family protein has translation MKIKSIIFLGALLSVAVNMTAQTQVIAHRGFWKTEGSAMNSLTSLIKADSIGCYGSEFDVWLTKDDQLIVNHDPTFKRKSMEKTSLAKLQKLKLKNGEKMPSLKEYFTTAKKLKTRLILELKEHSTPEKETQAVKKIIHMTKQMGLTARMEYISFSLHAVKEFIRLAPAGTPVLYLRGELSPKELKEIGATGADYHISVFKKKPKWISECHQLGLKVNVWTVNREKNFKWLIKQKVDFITTNKPVALQTLLKKDE, from the coding sequence ATGAAGATTAAATCAATTATTTTCCTCGGTGCATTGCTCTCTGTTGCGGTTAATATGACAGCGCAAACGCAAGTGATAGCGCACAGAGGATTTTGGAAAACAGAAGGTTCTGCAATGAACAGTCTGACTTCTCTCATCAAAGCCGACTCAATAGGTTGCTATGGAAGTGAATTTGATGTATGGCTCACAAAAGATGATCAATTGATCGTTAACCATGATCCTACTTTCAAAAGAAAATCCATGGAGAAAACCTCTTTAGCAAAACTGCAAAAGCTAAAGTTGAAAAACGGCGAAAAAATGCCTTCCTTAAAAGAGTATTTCACAACAGCGAAAAAACTCAAAACCCGACTCATTCTCGAATTAAAAGAACACAGTACTCCTGAAAAAGAAACCCAAGCTGTAAAAAAAATCATTCATATGACAAAACAAATGGGACTTACTGCCAGAATGGAATACATCAGTTTTTCCCTACATGCCGTAAAAGAATTTATTCGCCTAGCTCCAGCCGGAACGCCTGTTCTTTATCTAAGAGGAGAACTTTCTCCCAAAGAACTTAAAGAGATAGGTGCAACAGGAGCCGACTATCACATTAGTGTTTTCAAGAAAAAACCAAAATGGATATCAGAATGTCATCAATTAGGCTTAAAAGTAAACGTTTGGACAGTAAATAGAGAAAAGAATTTCAAATGGCTTATTAAGCAAAAAGTTGATTTCATCACAACAAATAAACCTGTAGCACTACAAACATTACTTAAAAAAGACGAATAA